One part of the Alosa alosa isolate M-15738 ecotype Scorff River chromosome 4, AALO_Geno_1.1, whole genome shotgun sequence genome encodes these proteins:
- the eif4ba gene encoding eukaryotic translation initiation factor 4Ba isoform X6 has product MAASGEDYAKKKNKKGKTLTLTDFLAEDSGGNPPPSYPPTKPTSWADETDDLEGDVSTSWHTEDDVYRAPPIDRSILPTAPRAAREPNIDRSRLPRSPPYTAFLGNLPYDVTEDSIKDFFRGLSISAVRLPREPSNPERLKGFGYAEFDDVDSLLRALSLNEENLGNRRIRVDIADQSNEKERDDRSMSGRDRNRGGDGGPDKTDSDWRARPSSDTDNGPWRDDGGGGGGGERSRDTGSRFESDRFRDGPRRDADRYDGGRERYRDRYDDRDRRDYDKGYDSRSGGRRPFGSGFRRDYDDRRDEYRSGGDRYGDRYGDRDRYGDREDRFERREERREDRGPLQRPKLNLKPRSVPKESEPSDSSSAPSGRAASIFGGAKPVDTAAKEREVEERLKKEQERLQRQLDEEKVKGPERRPRERHPSWRSEDQLERSRTGSESSQSGSMTGRGSRRRESERSVENEVFSGRDEEPPSPSNQAPSPKQEALPLKVVPAPPPKENAWAKRSALSSSDGDSRPSASPSNANPPKPSRNSAQPVNMPPC; this is encoded by the exons ATGGCGGCGTCAGGTGAGGATTATG CtaagaagaaaaataagaagGGTAAGACTCTAACCCTGACCGACTTCCTGGCAGAGGACAGTGGGGGAAACCCTCCTCCCAGCTACCCTCCCACGAAGCCCACTAGCTGGGCAGATGAGACAGATGACCTAGAGGGAGATG TGTCCACCTCTTGGCACACAGAGGATGACGTGTACCGGGCACCGCCCATCGACCGCTCCATCCTGCCCACAGCACCGCGGGCTGCCCGGGAGCCCAACATCGACCGTTCACGTCTGCCTCGAAGCCCCCCCTACACTGCCTTTCTGGGCAACCTGCCCTATGACGTCACTGAGGACTCCATCAAGGACTTCTTCCGTGGCCTCAGT ATCAGTGCGGTGCGTCTCCCCAGAGAGCCCAGCAACCCAGAGCGGCTGAAGGGCTTCGGCTATGCAGAGTTTGATGATGTGGACTCTCTACTGCGCGCCCTCAGCTTGAACGAGGAG AACTTGGGCAATCGGAGAATCAGAGTGGACATTGCAGACCAGTCCAATGAGAAAG AGCGAGACGATCGCTCCATGTCTGGACGTGATCGCAACAGGGGTGGGGATGGAGGTCCAGACAAGACCGACTCCGACTGGCGAGCCAGGCCCAGCTCCGACACAGACAACGGGCCGTGGAGGgatgatgggggtgggggtgggggcggaGAGC GGTCCCGCGATACAGGCTCCCGATTCGAGTCAGATCGATTCCGAGACGGGCCGCGACGAGACGCTGATCGCTATGACGGCGGAAGAGAGCGATACAGGGATCGCTACGATGACCGTGACCGCAGAGACTACGATAAAG GCTATGACTCGCGCAGTGGTGGTCGCAGACCATTTGGCAGCGGTTTCCGACGTGATTATGACGACAGGCGGGATGAATATAGGAGTGGTGGTGATCGCTATGGTGATCGCTATGGAGACCGCGATCGTTATGGTGACCGGGAGGACAGATTTGAGAGACGGGAGGAGAGGCGTGAGGATCGAG GTCCTCTCCAAAGACCCAAGCTCAACCTGAAGCCCCGCAGCGTGCCAAAAGAGAGCGAACCAAGCGACAGCTCCTCCGCCCCGTCGGGCCGGGCCGCCTCCATCTTCGGAGGGGCCAAGCCTGTGGACACTGCGGCCAAGGAGCGTGAGGTGGAGGAGCGGCTGAAGAAGGAGCAGGAGAGGCTGCAGAGGCAACTGGACGAGGAGAAGGTCAAAGGGCCTGAGCGCAGACCCAGAGAGAG GCATCCCAGCTGGCGCAGTGAGGACCAACTCGAGCGCTCCAGGACAGGAAGTGAGTCTTCACAATCAGGCAGCATGACAGGCCGAG GTTCTCGGCGCAGAGAAAGCGAGCGCTCGGTGGAAAACGAGGTGTTTAGCGGGCGTGATGAGGAGCCTCCATCACCTAGCAACCAAGCCCCGTCCCCCAAACAGGAAGCGCTGCCACTCAAGGTGGTGCCTGCCCCGCCCCCCAAGGAGAATGCCTGGGCCAAGCGGAGTGCTCTGAGCAGCAGCGACGGAGACAGCCGGCCCTCCGCATCCCCCAGCAACGCCAATCCCCCCAAACCCAGCAG
- the eif4ba gene encoding eukaryotic translation initiation factor 4Ba isoform X5, whose protein sequence is MAASGEDYAKKKNKKGKTLTLTDFLAEDSGGNPPPSYPPTKPTSWADETDDLEGDVSTSWHTEDDVYRAPPIDRSILPTAPRAAREPNIDRSRLPRSPPYTAFLGNLPYDVTEDSIKDFFRGLSISAVRLPREPSNPERLKGFGYAEFDDVDSLLRALSLNEENLGNRRIRVDIADQSNEKERDDRSMSGRDRNRGGDGGPDKTDSDWRARPSSDTDNGPWRDDGGGGGGGERSRDTGSRFESDRFRDGPRRDADRYDGGRERYRDRYDDRDRRDYDKGYDSRSGGRRPFGSGFRRDYDDRRDEYRSGGDRYGDRYGDRDRYGDREDRFERREERREDRGPLQRPKLNLKPRSVPKESEPSDSSSAPSGRAASIFGGAKPVDTAAKEREVEERLKKEQERLQRQLDEEKVKGPERRPRERHPSWRSEDQLERSRTGSESSQSGSMTGRGSRRRESERSVENEVFSGRDEEPPSPSNQAPSPKQEALPLKVVPAPPPKENAWAKRSALSSSDGDSRPSASPSNANPPKPSSSPSSADEKDPQRGKEIQLSQ, encoded by the exons ATGGCGGCGTCAGGTGAGGATTATG CtaagaagaaaaataagaagGGTAAGACTCTAACCCTGACCGACTTCCTGGCAGAGGACAGTGGGGGAAACCCTCCTCCCAGCTACCCTCCCACGAAGCCCACTAGCTGGGCAGATGAGACAGATGACCTAGAGGGAGATG TGTCCACCTCTTGGCACACAGAGGATGACGTGTACCGGGCACCGCCCATCGACCGCTCCATCCTGCCCACAGCACCGCGGGCTGCCCGGGAGCCCAACATCGACCGTTCACGTCTGCCTCGAAGCCCCCCCTACACTGCCTTTCTGGGCAACCTGCCCTATGACGTCACTGAGGACTCCATCAAGGACTTCTTCCGTGGCCTCAGT ATCAGTGCGGTGCGTCTCCCCAGAGAGCCCAGCAACCCAGAGCGGCTGAAGGGCTTCGGCTATGCAGAGTTTGATGATGTGGACTCTCTACTGCGCGCCCTCAGCTTGAACGAGGAG AACTTGGGCAATCGGAGAATCAGAGTGGACATTGCAGACCAGTCCAATGAGAAAG AGCGAGACGATCGCTCCATGTCTGGACGTGATCGCAACAGGGGTGGGGATGGAGGTCCAGACAAGACCGACTCCGACTGGCGAGCCAGGCCCAGCTCCGACACAGACAACGGGCCGTGGAGGgatgatgggggtgggggtgggggcggaGAGC GGTCCCGCGATACAGGCTCCCGATTCGAGTCAGATCGATTCCGAGACGGGCCGCGACGAGACGCTGATCGCTATGACGGCGGAAGAGAGCGATACAGGGATCGCTACGATGACCGTGACCGCAGAGACTACGATAAAG GCTATGACTCGCGCAGTGGTGGTCGCAGACCATTTGGCAGCGGTTTCCGACGTGATTATGACGACAGGCGGGATGAATATAGGAGTGGTGGTGATCGCTATGGTGATCGCTATGGAGACCGCGATCGTTATGGTGACCGGGAGGACAGATTTGAGAGACGGGAGGAGAGGCGTGAGGATCGAG GTCCTCTCCAAAGACCCAAGCTCAACCTGAAGCCCCGCAGCGTGCCAAAAGAGAGCGAACCAAGCGACAGCTCCTCCGCCCCGTCGGGCCGGGCCGCCTCCATCTTCGGAGGGGCCAAGCCTGTGGACACTGCGGCCAAGGAGCGTGAGGTGGAGGAGCGGCTGAAGAAGGAGCAGGAGAGGCTGCAGAGGCAACTGGACGAGGAGAAGGTCAAAGGGCCTGAGCGCAGACCCAGAGAGAG GCATCCCAGCTGGCGCAGTGAGGACCAACTCGAGCGCTCCAGGACAGGAAGTGAGTCTTCACAATCAGGCAGCATGACAGGCCGAG GTTCTCGGCGCAGAGAAAGCGAGCGCTCGGTGGAAAACGAGGTGTTTAGCGGGCGTGATGAGGAGCCTCCATCACCTAGCAACCAAGCCCCGTCCCCCAAACAGGAAGCGCTGCCACTCAAGGTGGTGCCTGCCCCGCCCCCCAAGGAGAATGCCTGGGCCAAGCGGAGTGCTCTGAGCAGCAGCGACGGAGACAGCCGGCCCTCCGCATCCCCCAGCAACGCCAATCCCCCCAAACCCAGCAG
- the eif4ba gene encoding eukaryotic translation initiation factor 4Ba isoform X4 has translation MAASGEDYAKKKNKKGKTLTLTDFLAEDSGGNPPPSYPPTKPTSWADETDDLEGDVSTSWHTEDDVYRAPPIDRSILPTAPRAAREPNIDRSRLPRSPPYTAFLGNLPYDVTEDSIKDFFRGLSISAVRLPREPSNPERLKGFGYAEFDDVDSLLRALSLNEENLGNRRIRVDIADQSNEKERDDRSMSGRDRNRGGDGGPDKTDSDWRARPSSDTDNGPWRDDGGGGGGGERSRDTGSRFESDRFRDGPRRDADRYDGGRERYRDRYDDRDRRDYDKGYDSRSGGRRPFGSGFRRDYDDRRDEYRSGGDRYGDRYGDRDRYGDREDRFERREERREDRGPLQRPKLNLKPRSVPKESEPSDSSSAPSGRAASIFGGAKPVDTAAKEREVEERLKKEQERLQRQLDEEKVKGPERRPRERHPSWRSEDQLERSRTGSESSQSGSMTGRGSRRRESERSVENEVFSGRDEEPPSPSNQAPSPKQEALPLKVVPAPPPKENAWAKRSALSSSDGDSRPSASPSNANPPKPSSSPSSADEKDPQRGKERTAEESVTSDPHQSQRDMRNLLALNSAQPVNMPPC, from the exons ATGGCGGCGTCAGGTGAGGATTATG CtaagaagaaaaataagaagGGTAAGACTCTAACCCTGACCGACTTCCTGGCAGAGGACAGTGGGGGAAACCCTCCTCCCAGCTACCCTCCCACGAAGCCCACTAGCTGGGCAGATGAGACAGATGACCTAGAGGGAGATG TGTCCACCTCTTGGCACACAGAGGATGACGTGTACCGGGCACCGCCCATCGACCGCTCCATCCTGCCCACAGCACCGCGGGCTGCCCGGGAGCCCAACATCGACCGTTCACGTCTGCCTCGAAGCCCCCCCTACACTGCCTTTCTGGGCAACCTGCCCTATGACGTCACTGAGGACTCCATCAAGGACTTCTTCCGTGGCCTCAGT ATCAGTGCGGTGCGTCTCCCCAGAGAGCCCAGCAACCCAGAGCGGCTGAAGGGCTTCGGCTATGCAGAGTTTGATGATGTGGACTCTCTACTGCGCGCCCTCAGCTTGAACGAGGAG AACTTGGGCAATCGGAGAATCAGAGTGGACATTGCAGACCAGTCCAATGAGAAAG AGCGAGACGATCGCTCCATGTCTGGACGTGATCGCAACAGGGGTGGGGATGGAGGTCCAGACAAGACCGACTCCGACTGGCGAGCCAGGCCCAGCTCCGACACAGACAACGGGCCGTGGAGGgatgatgggggtgggggtgggggcggaGAGC GGTCCCGCGATACAGGCTCCCGATTCGAGTCAGATCGATTCCGAGACGGGCCGCGACGAGACGCTGATCGCTATGACGGCGGAAGAGAGCGATACAGGGATCGCTACGATGACCGTGACCGCAGAGACTACGATAAAG GCTATGACTCGCGCAGTGGTGGTCGCAGACCATTTGGCAGCGGTTTCCGACGTGATTATGACGACAGGCGGGATGAATATAGGAGTGGTGGTGATCGCTATGGTGATCGCTATGGAGACCGCGATCGTTATGGTGACCGGGAGGACAGATTTGAGAGACGGGAGGAGAGGCGTGAGGATCGAG GTCCTCTCCAAAGACCCAAGCTCAACCTGAAGCCCCGCAGCGTGCCAAAAGAGAGCGAACCAAGCGACAGCTCCTCCGCCCCGTCGGGCCGGGCCGCCTCCATCTTCGGAGGGGCCAAGCCTGTGGACACTGCGGCCAAGGAGCGTGAGGTGGAGGAGCGGCTGAAGAAGGAGCAGGAGAGGCTGCAGAGGCAACTGGACGAGGAGAAGGTCAAAGGGCCTGAGCGCAGACCCAGAGAGAG GCATCCCAGCTGGCGCAGTGAGGACCAACTCGAGCGCTCCAGGACAGGAAGTGAGTCTTCACAATCAGGCAGCATGACAGGCCGAG GTTCTCGGCGCAGAGAAAGCGAGCGCTCGGTGGAAAACGAGGTGTTTAGCGGGCGTGATGAGGAGCCTCCATCACCTAGCAACCAAGCCCCGTCCCCCAAACAGGAAGCGCTGCCACTCAAGGTGGTGCCTGCCCCGCCCCCCAAGGAGAATGCCTGGGCCAAGCGGAGTGCTCTGAGCAGCAGCGACGGAGACAGCCGGCCCTCCGCATCCCCCAGCAACGCCAATCCCCCCAAACCCAGCAG
- the LOC125293793 gene encoding LOW QUALITY PROTEIN: keratin, type I cytoskeletal 18-like (The sequence of the model RefSeq protein was modified relative to this genomic sequence to represent the inferred CDS: deleted 1 base in 1 codon), with the protein MSTRTSYSIRSSRSNVPLAQSSISRTSYAPVYRAASIYGGAGGQGTRISSASYSGLRSGLPASSGGFSVHVSGGGEAMTNIMGNEKGAMQNLNDRLASYLDKVRSLEQANSKLETQIRQALEKKGPDVNDYGRFQAVLDELRKKVFDATVDNARLVLQIDNARLAADDFRVKYESELAIRQSVEADIVGLRKVIDDTNLNRMNLESEIESLKEELIFLKKNHDNEVMELRNQIAQSGVQVDVDAPKGQDLAQIMEEMRSKYEKMAQKNQDELKKWHESQISEIQVQMTQNTEALQGARTESTDLRRQLQTLEIELESQKSLKGSLEGTLRDTEMRYNMEMESLNDVLRGLEAELTQLRNNIQQQTHEYEALLNIKMKLEAEIATYKRLLDGEDFKLQDALEDQKSLKTKVTTITQTLVDGKIVSSSTDTKERQY; encoded by the exons ATGAGCACGAGAACCTCCTACTCCATCCGCTCCAGCCGCTCCAATGTGCCCCTGGCTCAGAGCTCCATCAGCCGCACCTCCTAT GCCCCCGTCTACCGGGCGGCCAGCATCTATGGGGGCGCGGGGGGCCAGGGCACCCGCATCTCCTCCGCGTCCTACTCTGGGCTGCGCAGCGGCCTGCCGGCCTCCTCCGGAGGCTTCTCCGTGCATGTGAGCGGTGGTGGGGAGGCCATGACCAACATCATGGGCAACGAGAAGGGAGCCATGCAGAACCTGAACGACCGCCTGGCCTCCTACCTGGACAAGGTGCGCAGCCTAGAGCAGGCCAACAGCAAGCTGGAGACGCAGATCCGCCAGGCCCTGGAGAAGAAAGGCCCTGATGTCAACGACTACGGCCGCTTCCAGGCCGTCTTGGACGAGCTTCGCAAGAAG GTGTTTGATGCCACTGTGGACAACGCGCGCTTGGTTCTCCAGATTGACAACGCCCGTCTGGCTGCCGATGACTTCAGAGTGAA GTATGAGTCTGAGCTGGCCATTCGCCAGTCTGTGGAGGCAGATATTGTTGGCCTGAGGAAGGTCATCGATGACACCAACCTGAACCGCATGAACCTGGAGAGTGAGATTGAATCCCTGAAGGAGGAGTTGATCTTCCTGAAGAAGAACCACGACAAT GAAGTCATGGAACTGCGTAACCAGATCGCCCAGTCTGGTGTCCAGGTAGATGTGGATGCGCCAAAGGGTCAAGATCTGGCTCAGATTATGGAGGAGATGAGGTCAAAATACGAAAAGATGGCACAAAAGAATCAGGATGAGCTCAAAAAATGGCACGAATCACAG ATCTCAGAAATCCAGGTTCAGATGACGCAGAACACAGAGGCCCTGCAGGGCGCGCGCACAGAGTCCACCGACCTCCGCAGACAGCTCCAGACGCTCGAGATCGAGCTGGAGTCGCAGAAAAGCCTG AAAGGGTCACTGGAGGGCACCCTGCGTGACACGGAGATGCGCTACAACATGGAGATGGAGAGCCTGAACGACGTCCTCCGGGGCCTGGAGGCTGAGCTGACGCAGCTGCGCAACAACATCCAGCAGCAGACGCACGAGTACGAGGCCCTGCTCAACATCAAGATGAAGCTGGAGGCCGAGATCGCCACCTACAAACGCCTCCTGGACGGCGAGGACTTCAA ACTTCAAGACGCCCTGGAGGACCAGAAATCACTGAAGACAAAAGTCACAacaatcacacagacactggTGGATGGCAAAATTGTGTCCTCAAGCACAGACACTAAGGAGAGGCAGTACTGA